A section of the Myxocyprinus asiaticus isolate MX2 ecotype Aquarium Trade chromosome 22, UBuf_Myxa_2, whole genome shotgun sequence genome encodes:
- the LOC127412719 gene encoding dual specificity protein kinase CLK4-like isoform X1: MPAKMRQSKRMRSPMLREVSLEEKRKRHRRDSHSSERENKHRKHHQHHKNSEGHYLETRSSNERLEIKEKKFREHEDDSHAACKDKERNRDRERDRDWHHYSKSSGNSRRSSQHKHKHHRSHHHSESRSHRRKRPRSVEDDEEGHLIYHKGDMLRARYEIMCTLGEGAFGKVVECIDHSDGGARIALKIIKNIERYREAALSEVEVLEQMNSLDCDRRYACVRMLDWFDHHGHVCIAFELLGLSTYDFLKENNFQPFSINHIRHMAYQIIRAVRFLHKNKLTHTDLKPENILFINSEYDIKYNPKMKRDERTLKNPDVKVVDFGNATYEHEHHTSVVSTRHYRAPEVILDLGWSHSCDVWSVGCILIEYYLGSTLFQTHDSKEHLAMMERVLGPIPTYMLQKTRKHRYVCHDKLDWDMHSSSGRYVRKQCKPLRQYLASRSSDHEQLFDLIERMLEYDVTKRINLDAALKHPFFDCIRKSKK; the protein is encoded by the exons ATGCCAGCTAAG ATGAGGCAGTCGAAGAGAATGCGTTCTCCCATGCTGAGAGAGGTGAGTTtagaggagaagagaaagagacatAGACGAGACTCACACAGCAGCGAGAGAGAGAATAAACACAGAAAACACCACCAGCATCACAAGAACAGCGAAGG TCATTACCTTGAGACGAGGAGCTCAAATGAAAGACtggaaataaaagaaaagaagttCAGAGAACATGAGGATGACAGCCATGCTGCCTGTAAAGACAAGGAGAGAAACCGGGaccgggagagagacagagactggcACCATTACAGCAAGTCCTCTGGAAACAGCAGGCGGAGCAGCCAGCACAAACACAAGCACCATCGCTCACACCATCACTCAGAATCG AGGAGCCATCGCAGGAAAAGACCCAGGAGTGTTGAGGATGATGAGGAAGGGCACCTGATCTATCACAAGGGAGACATGCTGAGAGCAAGAT ATGAGATTATGTGCACGCTCGGAGAAGGAGCCTTTGGCAAAGTGGTGGAGTGCATTGATCATTCAGA TGGAGGAGCTCGAATAGCTCTGAAGATCATTAAAAACATTGAGCGCTATCGAGAGGCAGCACTGTCTGAGGTGGAGGTGCTGGAGCAGATGAACTCGCTCGACTGTGATAGACGATA TGCTTGTGTGCGGATGCTTGACTGGTTTGATCACCATGGGCATGTGTGCATCGCCTTTGAGCTGCTGGGATTGAGCACATATGATTTTCTGAAGGAAAATAACTTTCAGCCCTTCTCCATCAACCATATCAGACACATGGCCTACCAGATCATCAGAGCAGTGAGAT TTCTTCATAAGAATAAGCTGACACACACAGACCTGAAACCAGAGAATATCCTCTTTATCAATTCAGAGTATGACATCAAGTACAATCCGAAAATG AAAAGAGATGAGAGAACTCTGAAAAATCCTGATGTGAAAGTAGTTGATTTTGGCAATGCAACCTATGAGCATGAACACCATACATCTGTAGTGTCAACAAGACATTACCGGGCACCGGAGGTTATTCTGG ATCTGGGCTGGAGTCATTCCTGTGATGTGTGGAGTGTGGGATGTATTCTTATCGAGTATTATCTGGGATCAACTCTATTTCAG ACACATGACAGTAAAGAGCATCTGGCCATGATGGAGCGAGTGCTGGGCCCCATACCTACCTACATGCTGCAGAAAACAAG GAAGCACAGATACGTTTGTCATGATAAACTGGACTGGGACATGCACAGCTCCTCAGGGCGTTATGTCAGGAAGCAATGCAAGCCACTGAGA CAATACTTGGCCTCCAGGAGCTCTGACCACGAGCAGCTGTTTGATCTCATAGAGAGGATGCTGGAGTATGATGTCACCAAGCGGATCAACCTGGATGCAGCCCTCAAACATCCGTTCTTTGACTGTATCAGGAAGAGCAAGAAGTAG
- the LOC127412719 gene encoding dual specificity protein kinase CLK4-like isoform X2 translates to MCTLGEGAFGKVVECIDHSDGGARIALKIIKNIERYREAALSEVEVLEQMNSLDCDRRYACVRMLDWFDHHGHVCIAFELLGLSTYDFLKENNFQPFSINHIRHMAYQIIRAVRFLHKNKLTHTDLKPENILFINSEYDIKYNPKMKRDERTLKNPDVKVVDFGNATYEHEHHTSVVSTRHYRAPEVILDLGWSHSCDVWSVGCILIEYYLGSTLFQTHDSKEHLAMMERVLGPIPTYMLQKTRKHRYVCHDKLDWDMHSSSGRYVRKQCKPLRQYLASRSSDHEQLFDLIERMLEYDVTKRINLDAALKHPFFDCIRKSKK, encoded by the exons ATGTGCACGCTCGGAGAAGGAGCCTTTGGCAAAGTGGTGGAGTGCATTGATCATTCAGA TGGAGGAGCTCGAATAGCTCTGAAGATCATTAAAAACATTGAGCGCTATCGAGAGGCAGCACTGTCTGAGGTGGAGGTGCTGGAGCAGATGAACTCGCTCGACTGTGATAGACGATA TGCTTGTGTGCGGATGCTTGACTGGTTTGATCACCATGGGCATGTGTGCATCGCCTTTGAGCTGCTGGGATTGAGCACATATGATTTTCTGAAGGAAAATAACTTTCAGCCCTTCTCCATCAACCATATCAGACACATGGCCTACCAGATCATCAGAGCAGTGAGAT TTCTTCATAAGAATAAGCTGACACACACAGACCTGAAACCAGAGAATATCCTCTTTATCAATTCAGAGTATGACATCAAGTACAATCCGAAAATG AAAAGAGATGAGAGAACTCTGAAAAATCCTGATGTGAAAGTAGTTGATTTTGGCAATGCAACCTATGAGCATGAACACCATACATCTGTAGTGTCAACAAGACATTACCGGGCACCGGAGGTTATTCTGG ATCTGGGCTGGAGTCATTCCTGTGATGTGTGGAGTGTGGGATGTATTCTTATCGAGTATTATCTGGGATCAACTCTATTTCAG ACACATGACAGTAAAGAGCATCTGGCCATGATGGAGCGAGTGCTGGGCCCCATACCTACCTACATGCTGCAGAAAACAAG GAAGCACAGATACGTTTGTCATGATAAACTGGACTGGGACATGCACAGCTCCTCAGGGCGTTATGTCAGGAAGCAATGCAAGCCACTGAGA CAATACTTGGCCTCCAGGAGCTCTGACCACGAGCAGCTGTTTGATCTCATAGAGAGGATGCTGGAGTATGATGTCACCAAGCGGATCAACCTGGATGCAGCCCTCAAACATCCGTTCTTTGACTGTATCAGGAAGAGCAAGAAGTAG